The proteins below come from a single Salvelinus fontinalis isolate EN_2023a chromosome 1, ASM2944872v1, whole genome shotgun sequence genomic window:
- the nanp gene encoding N-acylneuraminate-9-phosphatase, which produces MNSEGIKAILLDLDNTLIDTAGAGGVAIQKVTELLKTTLDHEHAIAICDRFKHKLHHETFDPAGGRTIDEVRISHWEESIQEVMGGSPSSNPTLAIECYYQWKNTRLELLTITPPVLTLLKQLRTSHKLLLLTNGETQTQREKVVALGCQGLFDAVVVGREHAEEKPARSIFTHCFGLLRVQAHDCVMVGDSLDTDIVGGFNAGVRATVWINNRRVCPPEGSVNPDYTIPSVLDLPEVLAKLK; this is translated from the exons ATGAACAGTGAAGGTATCAAGGCGATATTGCTCGACTTGGATAACACGCTCATTGACACAGCGGGTGCCGGTGGAGTGGCCATTCAAAAA GTCACAGAGCTCTTGAAGACAACATTAGACCATGAACACGCCATTGCCATTTGTGACAGATTTAAGCACAAGCTCCATCACGAGACCTTTGACCCAGCTGGTGGTAGGACAATAGATGAGGTGCGGATCAGTCACTGGGAAGAGAGCATCCAGGAGGTTATGGGTGGGAGTCCCAGCTCTAACCCCACCCTTGCCATTGAGTGCTACTACCAGTGGAAGAACACTCGCCTGGAGCTTCTAACCATAACACCTCCAGTACTTACCCTGCTGAAGCAGCTGAGGACCAGCCACAAACTGCTGCTGCTGACCAATGGAGAGACCCAGACACAGAGGGAGAAGGTAGTGGCGTTAGGGTGTCAGGGGCTGTTTGATGCTGTGGTGGTGGGGAGAGAGCATGCAGAAGAGAAGCCAGCCCGCTCCATCTTCACCCATTGCTTTGGCCTGCTCAGGGTGCAGGCTCACGACTGCGTTATGGTGGGAGACTCCCTGGACACAGACATTGTCGGGGGGTTTAATGCAGGGGTTAGAGCCACAGTGTGGATTAATAACAGAAGGGTGTGTCCACCTGAGGGATCTGTCAATCCAGACTACACCATTCCCTCTGTGCTGGATTTACCTGAGGTGCTGGCCAAGTTGAAGTGA